In one Drosophila miranda strain MSH22 chromosome Y unlocalized genomic scaffold, D.miranda_PacBio2.1 Contig_Y17_pilon, whole genome shotgun sequence genomic region, the following are encoded:
- the LOC117189324 gene encoding tyrosine-protein kinase Src42A-like isoform X2, with protein sequence MFVYYTIHCECSFAVRDGDTVKHYRIRQLDEGGFFIARRTTFRTLQELVEHYSKDSDGLCVNLCKPCVQIEKPVTEGLSHRTRDQWEIDRTSLKFVRKLGSGQFGDVWEGQWNNTTPVAIKTLKSGTMDPKDFLAEAQIMKKLRHTKLIQLYAVCTVEEPIYIITELMKHGSLLEYLQGKGRSLKMQTLIDMAAQIAAGMAYLESQNYIHRDLAARNVLVGDGNIVKIADFGLARLIKEDEYVARVGARFPIKWTHTISGYDQCGGVDPSGARLSHAPATQLRAAPVRDHARVLAQGSHAQTHIRDAPMEARGLLHLRSERLQGGAGLLINATCDHGRGQ encoded by the exons ATGTTCGTATACTATACTATACACTGTGAATGCTCTTTTGCAGTGCGCGATGGCGACACTGTCAAGCACTATCGCATCAGGCAACTGGACGAGGGCGGCTTCTTCATTGCCAGACGCACAACATTCAG AACCCTGCAGGAGCTGGTCGAGCACTATTCCAAGGACTCCGACGGCCTGTGCGTCAACCTCTGCAAGCCCTGTGTACAG ATCGAGAAACCTGTCACCGAGGGCCTATCGCATCGAACACGCGACCAGTGGGAGATCGACAGAACGTCCCTCAAATTTGTACGCAAACTGGGCTCCGGCCAGTTCGGCGACGTTTGGGAGGGACAGTGGAACAACACAACACCCGTGGCCATTAAAACTCTGAAATCGG GCACAATGGACCCCAAGGACTTCTTAGCCGAAGCCCAGATCATGAAGAAGCTGCGCCACACGAAGCTCATACAGCTGTACGCTGTCTGCACGGTGGAGGAGCCCATCTACATTATCACGGAGTTGATGAAGCACGGTTCACTGTTGGAATATCTGCAAG GCAAAGGTCGTAGCCTCAAAATGCAGACGCTCATCGATATGGCCGCACAAATAGCCGCTGGCATGGCCTACCTGGAGTCCCAGAACTACATCCACAGAGACTTGGCGGCGCGCAACGTTCTCGTTGGCGATGGCAACATTGTGAAGATAGCCGACTTTGGTTTGGCCAG GCTCATCAAGGAGGACGAGTACGTGGCGCGAGTTGGCGCCCGCTTCCCCATTAAATGGACGCATACCATATCCGG GTATGACCAATGCGGAGGTGTTGACCCAAGTGGAGCACGGCTATCGCATGCCCCTGCCACCCAACTGCGAGCCGCGCCTGTACGAGATCATGCTCGAGTGCTGGCACAAGGATCCCATGCGCAGACCCACATTCGAGACGCTCCAATGGAAGCTCGAGGACTTTTACACCTCCGATCAGAGCGACTGCAAGGAGGCGCAGGCTTACTGATAAATGCTACCTGCGACCACGGACGCGGACAGTAG
- the LOC117189324 gene encoding tyrosine-protein kinase Src42A-like isoform X1, translating to MFVYYTIHCECSFAVRDGDTVKHYRIRQLDEGGFFIARRTTFRTLQELVEHYSKDSDGLCVNLCKPCVQIEKPVTEGLSHRTRDQWEIDRTSLKFVRKLGSGQFGDVWEGQWNNTTPVAIKTLKSGTMDPKDFLAEAQIMKKLRHTKLIQLYAVCTVEEPIYIITELMKHGSLLEYLQAIAGKGRSLKMQTLIDMAAQIAAGMAYLESQNYIHRDLAARNVLVGDGNIVKIADFGLARLIKEDEYVARVGARFPIKWTHTISGYDQCGGVDPSGARLSHAPATQLRAAPVRDHARVLAQGSHAQTHIRDAPMEARGLLHLRSERLQGGAGLLINATCDHGRGQ from the exons ATGTTCGTATACTATACTATACACTGTGAATGCTCTTTTGCAGTGCGCGATGGCGACACTGTCAAGCACTATCGCATCAGGCAACTGGACGAGGGCGGCTTCTTCATTGCCAGACGCACAACATTCAG AACCCTGCAGGAGCTGGTCGAGCACTATTCCAAGGACTCCGACGGCCTGTGCGTCAACCTCTGCAAGCCCTGTGTACAG ATCGAGAAACCTGTCACCGAGGGCCTATCGCATCGAACACGCGACCAGTGGGAGATCGACAGAACGTCCCTCAAATTTGTACGCAAACTGGGCTCCGGCCAGTTCGGCGACGTTTGGGAGGGACAGTGGAACAACACAACACCCGTGGCCATTAAAACTCTGAAATCGG GCACAATGGACCCCAAGGACTTCTTAGCCGAAGCCCAGATCATGAAGAAGCTGCGCCACACGAAGCTCATACAGCTGTACGCTGTCTGCACGGTGGAGGAGCCCATCTACATTATCACGGAGTTGATGAAGCACGGTTCACTGTTGGAATATCTGCAAG CCATTGCAGGCAAAGGTCGTAGCCTCAAAATGCAGACGCTCATCGATATGGCCGCACAAATAGCCGCTGGCATGGCCTACCTGGAGTCCCAGAACTACATCCACAGAGACTTGGCGGCGCGCAACGTTCTCGTTGGCGATGGCAACATTGTGAAGATAGCCGACTTTGGTTTGGCCAG GCTCATCAAGGAGGACGAGTACGTGGCGCGAGTTGGCGCCCGCTTCCCCATTAAATGGACGCATACCATATCCGG GTATGACCAATGCGGAGGTGTTGACCCAAGTGGAGCACGGCTATCGCATGCCCCTGCCACCCAACTGCGAGCCGCGCCTGTACGAGATCATGCTCGAGTGCTGGCACAAGGATCCCATGCGCAGACCCACATTCGAGACGCTCCAATGGAAGCTCGAGGACTTTTACACCTCCGATCAGAGCGACTGCAAGGAGGCGCAGGCTTACTGATAAATGCTACCTGCGACCACGGACGCGGACAGTAG